The genomic segment CAGGACGATGTGGCTGCGGGTGCGCTCCTCTGCGGTGGCTGCCATCGCCGCGCCGATCTGCTCGGCGGTCTCGCCGCGCTCGGCGAGGTGGTCCTCCAGAGAGACACCCAGCTTCTCCAGTTCGGCGAGCATCCACCGGCTGCGGTGCTCGACCTCGTCATGGACCACGTTCGCCGGAACCGGCACCTCGGTGCGGGCGACGATCTCGCGGAGCACCAGGTCGCAGGCCTTCCGCAGCTGCTCCGTCCGCTTGCCGCGCAGCAGCCGGTCGCGCAGCTCGCGCCGCAGGTCCACCAGGGTCGGCCGACCGGCCGCCCGTACCGCGAACGCGTCGTCCACCTTGGGCAGTCGGCGCTCCATGACTGCGACGACGCGTACCTCGAGGTCCGCATCCCGTCCCGACCACGGACCAGTGACGAGCGGCACCTGCACCACAGCCACACCACCGGACCCCAGTCCAGTGACCGCCGTGTCCAGCTGGGCGGGAAGCTTCTCCAAGTCGACCGCGTCCTCGTCGAGTTCGTCGGGTAGCCGGTGGGAGCCGACGTAGTGGATCACCCCGTTCTCCCCGCCGAACGGCACCGCCGCTCCGTCCACCGTGAGGCTCAGTTCGATCTGTGCGGCGTCACCGTCCCCTGCGGGCCGGTCGGCCTGCGTGAACGCCGCCAACTGATGCCGCAACTCGCTGATCTGCGCCTCGACTTCGTCCGCGGCCACCTCGACCGGGTCGACGGTCACCTCCAGACCGGTGATGTCCGGCACGGTGACCGCGGGGCGCACGTCCACGACGGCGGTGAATCGCAGCGGCTCACCGTCGCGGAACAGCTCGACCTGCGCCGTGGGGCGCCCCATGAGGCGCACGTCGTGCTCGAAGGCGGTGGAGTGGACGGCGGCCAGGACGGTCCGCTCCAGCTCCTGCGGCAGCACGAAGGTCCCAAGACGCTGGTCGATGGCCTGGAAGGGGAGTCGGCAGGCGGGCCACCGCTCCCCGTCCGTGCGCGCCGCCACCTGTCTGCAGACGTCCCGCAGCCCGGCGGACCACTCGGAGACGGGCACTTCGACCGCCATTCGGATCCGTGTCGGATCCAGCTCTTCCACACGACCAGCCACGTGGTTACTCCTCGGAAGTCCTACGGACAGCAGCACTTCGGGTACGTTCCACATCGTTCCCTCTCAGACCCCGGCGGCGTTCCGGCGTGCAGGCAGACGTCACCGTCTTCGGGCGCGGGGCGTTTCGGGGTACGAGCCGAAGGAGGCTGGGGAGCTCTCCCTGGGATGTTCAGCGGATCATCTCGGCCCCGTCGCGCAAGAAACTCTCGCGATGGGGCCGCCGAGCAAGACTTCACATCGACCATCGAATGCGGCGTGTGCGGCGGGCAGGTGAGCGCTGCGGATGCCCGGCTTCTGCCGGGCGGCCATCGGCTCGGCCCTCACCGCGGCGGGAGGGCTCCGCTGACCCGCCGCCAGGAGGCGATCGTCCGTTTGTAGGCGTCCGGCATGGTGAGCGCCGGAACCTCGTCGTAGGAGAAGAGCCCGAGTTCCTTGTGCTCGTGGGACACCCGGCAGCGGAGTGATGACCGTCCAACCGCCCTGCCCGGCGTGCGGGTGCGGACGGACTCGCCATAACGACGACAGTCGATCCGCGACCGCGGCGCGATCCGCTTCGGAGACGAGCACGACAGCGTGGCGTCCAGCACGGGCAGGATCTGCTTCATCGCCAGTGGGTGGCTGAAGAGGTCGTCAGCAGCATCCCACTCCTCACACCTGCACGACGACCTTACGACCCGTCAGGCGGGGAAGGTCGGGGCGGGACGCCCGCCGGGAGGGCTGCTCAACGGCGTCAGGGTGGGCGGCCGAGCCGGTCGCAGACCTACCTCGCACGGAGGGCGGAGTGTCCGTCGACCGTGGTGGACCTGGTGGCGATGGGCGGTGCCGGATTGCCCGAGAAGACTGCATTGCATGCCATTGGCGACTGCGCATAAGAAGATGTCTTACGTGGTGAGCTTGGCGAGTTTCTTGTGGTACGTCAGGTCGGCGGCGAGGCCGAGGAAGGCGAGGAAGTGGCTGCCTTTGCGTTCGTACCGGACGGTGAGGCGGCGGTAGCCGAACAGCCAGGAGATGGATCTCTCGATCTTCCAGCGGTGGCGTCCGAGTCGTTCGCGGGACTCGACGCCTAGACGGGCGATCCGGGCGGTGG from the Streptomyces sp. RKAG293 genome contains:
- a CDS encoding trigger factor, with protein sequence MAGRVEELDPTRIRMAVEVPVSEWSAGLRDVCRQVAARTDGERWPACRLPFQAIDQRLGTFVLPQELERTVLAAVHSTAFEHDVRLMGRPTAQVELFRDGEPLRFTAVVDVRPAVTVPDITGLEVTVDPVEVAADEVEAQISELRHQLAAFTQADRPAGDGDAAQIELSLTVDGAAVPFGGENGVIHYVGSHRLPDELDEDAVDLEKLPAQLDTAVTGLGSGGVAVVQVPLVTGPWSGRDADLEVRVVAVMERRLPKVDDAFAVRAAGRPTLVDLRRELRDRLLRGKRTEQLRKACDLVLREIVARTEVPVPANVVHDEVEHRSRWMLAELEKLGVSLEDHLAERGETAEQIGAAMAATAEERTRSHIVLDTVADTEGVQVTEDEYRAEIVHRAKRVSVSPQTYFDQTMQLGGHTALVGEIRRAKAMRLLMRRVAVRDTHGNEVDTREGMPDEHTH
- a CDS encoding transposase — protein: MCPHSGGHLTRRGPHRRRPGKLRADKAYHSADVLLRLRKRGTTARIARLGVESRERLGRHRWKIERSISWLFGYRRLTVRYERKGSHFLAFLGLAADLTYHKKLAKLTT